A genomic segment from Streptomyces sp. NBC_00237 encodes:
- a CDS encoding ATP-dependent DNA helicase → MVRTAPGRVDPPLLDAQQRAVVDHGEGPLLVLAGPGTGKTTTLVEAVAAKIADGVRPERILVLTFSRKAAVELRDRMALRLGSRQAPQATTFHSFCYALVRAHQDSDLFSEPLRLLSGPEQDVAVRELLAGEIDLEKTGLAHVRWPDELRACLTTRGFADEVRAVIARSRELGLGPTALRDFADRIGRPDWKAAATFLAEYLDVLDMQGVLDYAELVHRAVLLAEREATTGRLASAYDAVFVDEYQDTDPAQVRLLHALAGQGRTLVAFGDPDQSIYAFRGADVGGILDFPHTFVRTDGRPARVEVLTTSRRSGADLLAATRLLTRRMPLNRLPAAAVRAHRDLAPVREGGRVEVNTYPTAGAELDNVADILRRAHLEEGVPWSEMAVLVRAGGRTIPSVRRALTSAGVPLEIDGDDLPLRHEPAVTPLLTALRAVARAALAQTPVTAFTHEESGGGEAPAAVGLPVTVVEDVPAIVVGDVPATVVDDAPVTVVEAPGGAPDPTSALPSALSWLGTETAAELLASPLAGMDAADLRRLGRALRDEERAAGNKVPPPSDVLLARALAEPERLVAHDPAYARGAQRLGALLRKARELLEGGGTAEEALWALWEGTPWPGRLERAALRGGAAGRNADRDLDAVCALFDTAARAEERSGGRGALNFLEELDAQDIAADTLSKRTVRPEAVRLMTAHRSKGLEWRLVVVTGVQEGLWPDLRRRGSLLEADRIGRDGLAEPLTPGALLAEERRLFYVAATRARERLVVTAVKTPADDGDQPSRFLTELGVEPKDVTGRPRRPLAVSTLVAELRATTVDPDATEALRDAAARRLARLAALSDDDGQPMVPAAHPDRWWGLYEPTHSAVPLRDRDQPVALSGSALDQLANTCSLQWFLGREVKADAPATAAQGFGNVVHVLADEVASGRTPADLAVLMERLDSVWDALAFDAPWKSRQEKENARVALERFLAWHVTDRGGRTAVATEHGFDVTLEAGGEYEVRIRGSMDRVETDGQGRAYVVDFKTGKSAPTRDEVAHHPQLAVYQLAVREGAVDDVFGDRRPEAGGAELVQLRQGAAKKDGGETLPKIQAQEPLAGEWVGDLLATAAGRVLDERFAPNTGTQCTHCAFRASCSAQPEGKHVVE, encoded by the coding sequence CTGGTCCGTACGGCACCGGGACGGGTGGACCCTCCTCTGCTGGACGCACAACAGCGTGCGGTGGTTGACCACGGCGAAGGCCCGCTGCTCGTCCTCGCGGGCCCCGGCACGGGCAAGACGACCACCCTCGTCGAGGCGGTCGCCGCCAAGATCGCCGACGGGGTGCGCCCCGAGCGGATCCTCGTCCTGACCTTCAGCCGCAAGGCGGCCGTCGAACTGCGCGACCGGATGGCGCTGCGCCTCGGCTCCCGGCAGGCGCCGCAGGCGACCACCTTCCACTCGTTCTGCTACGCCCTGGTCCGCGCGCACCAGGACAGCGACCTGTTCAGCGAGCCGCTGCGGCTGCTCTCGGGCCCGGAGCAGGACGTGGCGGTGCGCGAGCTGCTCGCCGGTGAGATCGACCTGGAGAAGACCGGCCTGGCGCACGTGCGCTGGCCCGACGAACTGCGGGCCTGCCTCACCACCCGCGGCTTCGCCGACGAGGTGCGCGCCGTCATCGCCCGCAGCCGCGAACTGGGGCTCGGGCCCACCGCTCTGCGCGACTTCGCGGACCGGATCGGCCGCCCCGACTGGAAGGCCGCGGCGACCTTCCTCGCCGAGTACCTCGACGTCCTCGACATGCAGGGCGTCCTCGACTACGCCGAACTGGTGCACCGCGCGGTGCTGCTCGCCGAGCGCGAGGCGACGACCGGACGGCTCGCCTCCGCCTACGACGCGGTGTTCGTCGACGAGTACCAGGACACCGACCCCGCCCAGGTCCGGCTGCTGCACGCGCTCGCCGGGCAGGGGCGCACCCTGGTGGCCTTCGGCGACCCCGACCAGTCGATCTACGCCTTCCGGGGGGCCGACGTCGGCGGCATCCTCGACTTCCCGCACACCTTCGTGCGTACGGACGGCCGCCCCGCCCGGGTGGAGGTCCTCACCACCTCCCGCAGGTCCGGGGCCGACCTGCTGGCCGCCACCCGGCTGCTGACCCGCCGGATGCCCCTCAACCGGCTTCCCGCCGCTGCCGTACGGGCACACCGGGACCTCGCCCCCGTGCGCGAGGGGGGACGCGTCGAGGTCAACACGTACCCGACGGCGGGCGCCGAGCTGGACAACGTCGCGGACATCCTGCGCCGGGCACACCTGGAGGAGGGCGTGCCGTGGAGCGAGATGGCGGTCTTGGTGCGCGCGGGCGGGCGGACCATACCGTCGGTGCGGCGGGCGCTGACGTCGGCGGGGGTGCCGCTGGAGATCGACGGCGACGACCTGCCGCTGCGGCACGAGCCCGCGGTGACGCCGTTGCTGACGGCGCTGCGGGCGGTGGCGAGGGCGGCGCTGGCACAGACGCCGGTGACGGCATTCACGCACGAGGAGAGCGGCGGGGGAGAGGCGCCTGCTGCGGTGGGCCTGCCTGTCACTGTCGTGGAGGACGTGCCTGCCATTGTCGTGGGCGACGTGCCTGCCACTGTCGTGGACGACGCGCCTGTCACTGTCGTGGAGGCTCCCGGCGGAGCCCCGGACCCCACCTCCGCCCTTCCCTCCGCCCTCTCCTGGCTCGGCACCGAGACCGCAGCCGAGCTGCTCGCCTCCCCCCTCGCGGGCATGGACGCCGCCGACCTGCGCCGCCTCGGGCGCGCCCTGCGCGACGAGGAGCGGGCCGCGGGCAACAAGGTGCCGCCGCCCTCCGACGTCCTCCTCGCACGGGCCCTCGCGGAGCCCGAGCGCCTCGTCGCCCACGACCCCGCCTACGCACGCGGCGCCCAGCGCCTGGGCGCACTGCTGCGCAAGGCGCGCGAGCTCCTCGAAGGAGGCGGCACCGCCGAGGAGGCCCTGTGGGCCCTGTGGGAAGGCACCCCCTGGCCGGGCCGCCTGGAGCGGGCCGCCCTGCGCGGCGGCGCGGCGGGACGCAACGCGGACCGCGACCTGGACGCCGTGTGCGCCCTGTTCGACACGGCCGCCCGCGCCGAGGAGCGCTCCGGCGGCCGGGGCGCGCTCAACTTCCTGGAGGAGCTGGACGCCCAGGACATCGCCGCCGACACCCTCAGCAAGCGCACCGTACGGCCCGAAGCCGTACGGCTGATGACCGCGCACCGCTCCAAGGGCCTGGAGTGGCGGCTCGTCGTCGTCACCGGTGTGCAGGAAGGACTCTGGCCCGACCTGCGCCGCCGGGGCTCCCTCCTGGAGGCCGACCGGATCGGCCGCGACGGGCTCGCCGAACCCCTCACCCCCGGCGCCCTCCTCGCCGAGGAACGCAGGCTCTTCTACGTCGCCGCCACGCGTGCGCGGGAGCGCCTGGTCGTGACCGCCGTGAAGACCCCCGCCGACGACGGCGACCAGCCGTCCCGCTTCCTCACCGAACTCGGCGTCGAGCCCAAGGACGTCACCGGCCGCCCCCGCCGCCCGCTCGCCGTCTCCACGCTCGTCGCGGAACTCCGCGCCACCACCGTCGACCCGGACGCCACCGAGGCCCTGCGCGACGCCGCCGCCCGCCGCCTCGCCCGCCTCGCCGCGCTCAGCGACGACGACGGACAGCCGATGGTGCCCGCGGCCCACCCGGACCGTTGGTGGGGTCTGTACGAGCCGACGCACAGTGCCGTGCCGCTGCGCGACCGGGACCAGCCGGTCGCCCTGTCCGGCAGCGCGCTGGACCAGCTCGCCAACACCTGCTCCCTCCAGTGGTTCCTGGGCCGCGAGGTCAAGGCCGACGCCCCCGCCACCGCCGCCCAGGGTTTCGGCAACGTCGTCCACGTCCTCGCCGACGAGGTCGCCTCCGGGCGCACCCCCGCCGACCTGGCCGTCCTCATGGAGCGGCTCGACTCGGTGTGGGACGCGCTCGCCTTCGACGCGCCCTGGAAGTCCCGGCAGGAGAAGGAGAACGCGCGCGTCGCACTGGAGCGCTTCCTGGCGTGGCACGTCACCGACCGGGGCGGGCGCACCGCCGTCGCCACCGAACACGGCTTCGACGTGACCCTGGAGGCGGGCGGCGAGTACGAGGTGCGCATCCGGGGCTCCATGGACCGCGTCGAGACCGACGGACAGGGCCGGGCGTACGTCGTCGACTTCAAGACCGGCAAGTCCGCGCCGACCCGCGACGAGGTCGCCCACCACCCGCAGCTCGCCGTCTACCAGCTGGCCGTCCGCGAGGGCGCGGTCGACGACGTCTTCGGCGACCGCCGTCCGGAGGCGGGCGGCGCGGAACTCGTCCAGCTGCGGCAGGGCGCGGCCAAGAAGGACGGCGGCGAGACCCTGCCCAAGATCCAGGCGCAGGAGCCCCTCGCGGGCGAATGGGTGGGCGACCTGCTGGCCACGGCGGCGGGCCGGGTACTGGACGAACGATTCGCCCCGAACACGGGCACCCAGTGCACCCACTGCGCCTTCCGCGCCTCGTGCAGCGCCCAGCCGGAGGGAAAGCACGTGGTCGAGTAG
- a CDS encoding alpha/beta hydrolase, with product MARHGAGRGRASALAVAAVLVAVAASGCGTGTEPTRPEPGRSGAAAPPAGTARPPAPDPTSALPAALTGQKLVWKACEAPTKAQGNEAQRPGAEWQCATAKVPLDYGKPRGETLGIALVRARTSGGDGKRIGSLLFNFGGPGGSGVASLPLMGDLFGSLRGRYDLVGFDPRGVAESSEVVCRDDKETETSLALDSTPDTPAEEKAYFADAKAFGEGCARRSGKLIPHVGTENAARDLDVLRQVLGDRKLHYFGFSYGTELGGTYAHLFPKNVGRLVMDAVVDPAADAVGGSRNQALGFQRALENYSKGTGSTARAGTDRVVRLLERLDREPLPAGGGRRLTQSLALTGIIAPLYSKDAWPTLTRALRAAENGDGTLLLLLADSYNDRDSQGHYSTAHHSQRAISCADASGRPTAEQVRTTHLGDFRKVSPAFGPFLAWDLAGWCASWPVKGAHEDTDVSAPGSGPILVVGGTGDPATPFEGSVRMAEELGKGVGVHVTFKGEGHGAYMTRDACVVRTVDAYLLDGKIPATGTVCS from the coding sequence ATGGCACGGCACGGAGCAGGGCGGGGCAGGGCAAGTGCCCTGGCGGTGGCGGCGGTTCTGGTCGCCGTCGCCGCCAGTGGATGCGGTACGGGTACGGAGCCGACCCGGCCGGAACCGGGCCGGTCGGGCGCTGCCGCCCCACCGGCGGGGACCGCGCGGCCACCCGCCCCCGATCCCACGTCCGCACTCCCGGCGGCCCTCACCGGCCAGAAGCTGGTCTGGAAGGCGTGCGAGGCTCCGACGAAGGCCCAGGGCAACGAGGCGCAGCGGCCGGGTGCGGAGTGGCAGTGCGCCACCGCGAAGGTCCCGCTGGACTACGGCAAACCCCGGGGCGAGACCCTCGGCATCGCCCTGGTCCGGGCCCGCACGTCGGGCGGCGACGGCAAGCGGATCGGATCACTCCTGTTCAACTTCGGTGGTCCCGGCGGGTCCGGGGTGGCGTCGCTGCCGCTGATGGGCGACCTGTTCGGGTCCCTGCGCGGGCGGTACGACCTGGTGGGCTTTGACCCACGGGGCGTGGCGGAGAGTTCCGAGGTCGTGTGCCGGGACGACAAGGAGACCGAGACCTCCCTCGCCCTGGACTCCACCCCGGACACCCCCGCCGAGGAGAAGGCGTACTTCGCGGACGCCAAGGCGTTCGGCGAGGGCTGCGCCCGGCGCTCCGGCAAGCTCATCCCGCACGTCGGCACGGAGAACGCCGCCCGCGACCTCGACGTCCTGCGCCAGGTCCTGGGCGACCGCAAGCTGCACTACTTCGGCTTCTCGTACGGCACCGAACTGGGCGGCACCTACGCCCACTTGTTCCCCAAGAACGTGGGGCGGCTGGTGATGGACGCGGTCGTCGACCCGGCGGCCGACGCCGTGGGCGGCTCCCGCAACCAGGCGCTCGGCTTCCAGCGGGCCCTGGAGAACTACTCCAAGGGCACCGGTTCGACCGCCAGGGCGGGCACCGACCGGGTGGTGCGCCTGCTGGAGCGCCTGGACCGCGAACCGCTCCCGGCGGGCGGAGGCCGCAGGCTCACCCAGAGCCTCGCCCTGACCGGCATCATCGCCCCGCTCTACAGCAAGGACGCCTGGCCCACCCTCACCCGGGCGCTGAGGGCCGCTGAGAACGGCGACGGGACGCTGCTGCTCCTGCTGGCCGACTCCTACAACGACCGTGACTCGCAGGGGCACTACAGCACGGCGCACCACTCGCAGCGCGCCATCTCCTGCGCCGACGCCTCGGGACGTCCGACCGCCGAGCAGGTCCGCACCACGCACCTGGGGGACTTCCGCAAGGTATCCCCCGCCTTCGGCCCGTTCCTGGCCTGGGACCTGGCGGGCTGGTGCGCCTCCTGGCCGGTGAAGGGCGCGCACGAGGACACGGACGTGTCGGCCCCCGGGTCCGGCCCGATCCTGGTGGTCGGCGGCACCGGAGACCCCGCGACCCCGTTCGAGGGGTCGGTACGGATGGCCGAGGAACTGGGCAAGGGCGTCGGTGTGCACGTCACGTTCAAGGGCGAGGGGCACGGGGCCTACATGACGCGCGACGCCTGCGTGGTGCGCACGGTGGACGCGTATCTGCTGGACGGGAAAATACCGGCGACGGGCACCGTCTGTTCCTAG
- a CDS encoding MGMT family protein — MSDELPAGDELPEYAERVLAVAEEVPPGRVMTYGDVAEWLRSEAEHEVLSAEGGGGRREGGGPRQVGRVMALYGGAVPWWRVVRSDGRLLPGHELRALEHYRAEGTPLRTAPRTAEGHLPRLDMRRARWDGGAGAQDGPRSAGGGGS; from the coding sequence ATGAGCGACGAGCTGCCCGCGGGCGACGAACTCCCCGAGTACGCGGAACGGGTCCTGGCGGTCGCCGAGGAGGTCCCTCCCGGCCGGGTCATGACGTACGGGGACGTGGCCGAGTGGCTTCGAAGCGAGGCGGAGCACGAAGTGCTCTCCGCCGAGGGCGGCGGTGGGCGACGGGAGGGCGGAGGACCCCGCCAGGTCGGCCGGGTGATGGCCCTGTACGGCGGCGCGGTCCCCTGGTGGCGCGTGGTGCGCTCCGACGGCCGCCTGCTGCCGGGGCACGAGCTGCGCGCCCTGGAGCACTACCGGGCCGAGGGCACCCCGCTGCGCACGGCCCCGCGCACTGCCGAGGGGCACCTGCCGCGCCTCGACATGAGGCGTGCACGGTGGGACGGCGGCGCGGGCGCGCAGGACGGCCCCCGGAGCGCCGGAGGGGGCGGCTCCTGA
- a CDS encoding lysylphosphatidylglycerol synthase transmembrane domain-containing protein, translated as MKEQDVQPRPAAGAPDAVPLSDTDTARSGAVQADDGPPRTDGVAEGATVVLAEEGHAERVSGDEPLLAARVHRPADLVRLLAGLFGIVCVIALAAFAHGTASGLEQDIIDGTEKTPVVFVRLAGLISSIAVLILPVGFAIERLIKRDGLRIADGVLAAVLAHGVALATDLWVSGPAPESIREALTRTASDGLTTDPVHGYLAPVIAYMTAVGMARRPRWRVALWAVLLLNAFAVLVGGQTTPLSIIVTVLIGWTVAYATLYAVGSPNVRPTGQTLLAGLRHVGFRPVTAMRAEESPDVSDQGDRGRRYIVTLEDGPPLDITVVDREQQAHGFFYRVWRRVTLRGITQRRSIQSLRQALEQEALLAYAAIAAGANAPKLIATSELGPDAVMLVYEHLGGRTLDSLPDEEITDELLRDAWRQVEALQSRRIAHRRLAGDAILVDRSGTVILTDLRGGEIAAGDIVLRMDVAQLLTTLGLRTGAERAVSAAVDVLGPDTVADSLPLLQPIALSRSTRATLRKLGRERSQRQREAVLAASQAAKEAKAREKGEEANTPDRKALRAEKKAEKEAIDVAIEDAREEDLLTQIRHQVLLIRPQAPVEAARLERIKPRTLVTMLAGAFAAYILISYVLKNPVTDAFAQMKWGWVAVAAAFSALSYVAAAMSLLGFVPEKVSFWQTVKAQVAGSFVKLVAPAAIGGVALNTRFLQRSGVRPGLAVASVGAAQLFGLGSHIGLLMIFGYVTGTESTSWENPSRTVIAGLLTAAVLAMIVTAVPFLRKFVVTRVRSLFAGVIPRMLDVLQRPKKLVTGIGGMVLLTVVFVMCLDASIRAFGQSDGDHLSYATVAVVFLTANAVGSAVPTPGGVGAVEGALITALTVAGLPPSIATPAVLLYRLLTFWLPVLPGWLCFNSLTRKGAL; from the coding sequence ATGAAGGAGCAGGACGTGCAGCCTCGACCGGCGGCGGGCGCTCCTGACGCCGTCCCACTCTCCGACACGGACACCGCGCGGAGCGGCGCCGTGCAGGCCGACGACGGCCCGCCACGGACGGACGGGGTCGCCGAGGGTGCGACGGTCGTCCTGGCCGAGGAGGGCCACGCGGAGCGGGTGTCGGGCGACGAGCCGCTGCTCGCCGCCCGGGTGCACCGTCCCGCCGACCTGGTGCGGCTGCTGGCGGGCCTGTTCGGCATCGTCTGTGTGATCGCCCTGGCGGCGTTCGCCCACGGCACCGCGTCGGGTCTCGAACAGGACATCATCGACGGCACGGAGAAGACCCCGGTCGTCTTCGTACGTCTTGCGGGGCTGATCTCCAGCATCGCCGTACTGATCCTCCCGGTGGGCTTCGCCATTGAGCGACTGATCAAACGGGACGGGCTGCGGATCGCCGACGGCGTACTGGCGGCCGTGCTCGCGCACGGTGTCGCCCTCGCCACCGACCTGTGGGTGTCGGGACCGGCCCCCGAGTCCATCCGCGAAGCCCTCACCCGGACCGCGAGCGACGGCCTGACCACCGACCCGGTGCACGGCTACCTCGCCCCGGTGATCGCGTACATGACGGCCGTCGGGATGGCCCGCAGGCCGCGCTGGCGGGTGGCGCTGTGGGCGGTGCTGCTGCTCAACGCGTTCGCCGTGCTGGTGGGCGGGCAGACGACGCCCCTGTCGATCATCGTCACGGTGCTCATCGGCTGGACGGTGGCGTACGCCACCCTCTACGCGGTGGGCTCCCCCAATGTGCGCCCCACCGGTCAGACGCTCCTCGCGGGGCTGCGGCACGTGGGCTTCCGCCCGGTGACCGCGATGCGCGCCGAGGAGTCCCCGGACGTCTCCGACCAGGGCGACCGGGGCAGGCGCTACATCGTCACCCTGGAGGACGGTCCGCCCCTCGACATCACGGTCGTCGACCGTGAACAGCAGGCGCACGGATTCTTCTACCGGGTGTGGCGACGGGTCACCCTGCGCGGCATCACCCAGCGCCGGTCCATCCAGTCCCTGCGACAGGCGCTGGAGCAGGAGGCACTGCTGGCGTACGCGGCCATCGCGGCCGGTGCGAACGCCCCGAAGCTGATCGCCACCTCGGAGCTCGGTCCGGATGCCGTGATGCTCGTGTACGAGCACCTGGGCGGCCGGACCCTGGATTCGCTGCCCGACGAGGAGATCACCGACGAGCTGCTGCGGGACGCGTGGCGTCAGGTGGAGGCCCTCCAGTCGCGGCGCATCGCGCACCGCAGGCTGGCCGGTGACGCGATCCTGGTGGATCGTTCCGGCACGGTGATACTGACCGATCTGCGGGGCGGCGAGATCGCCGCGGGCGACATCGTGCTGCGGATGGACGTGGCGCAGCTCCTGACCACCCTGGGCCTGCGTACGGGCGCCGAGCGGGCCGTGTCCGCCGCTGTGGACGTCCTGGGCCCGGACACGGTCGCCGACAGCCTTCCGCTGCTCCAGCCGATCGCGCTGAGCCGCTCCACGCGCGCGACGCTGCGCAAGCTGGGGCGCGAACGCTCGCAGCGGCAGCGCGAAGCCGTTCTCGCCGCGTCGCAGGCCGCCAAGGAGGCCAAGGCGCGGGAGAAGGGCGAGGAGGCGAACACGCCCGACCGCAAGGCCCTGCGCGCGGAGAAGAAGGCCGAGAAGGAAGCCATCGACGTGGCGATCGAGGACGCCAGGGAGGAGGACCTGCTGACGCAGATCCGCCACCAGGTGCTGCTGATCCGACCGCAGGCCCCGGTCGAGGCGGCCAGGCTGGAGCGCATCAAGCCGCGCACGCTCGTCACCATGCTGGCGGGCGCCTTCGCCGCGTACATCCTGATCTCGTACGTCCTCAAGAATCCGGTCACCGACGCTTTCGCCCAGATGAAGTGGGGCTGGGTGGCGGTGGCGGCGGCGTTCTCCGCGCTCAGCTACGTGGCGGCGGCGATGAGCCTGCTGGGCTTCGTGCCGGAGAAGGTGTCGTTCTGGCAGACCGTCAAGGCACAGGTGGCAGGGTCGTTCGTCAAGCTGGTGGCACCGGCGGCGATCGGTGGCGTGGCACTCAACACCCGCTTCCTGCAGCGGTCGGGGGTGCGCCCGGGACTGGCCGTGGCCAGTGTCGGTGCGGCCCAGCTGTTCGGCCTGGGCAGTCACATCGGACTGCTGATGATCTTCGGTTACGTGACGGGTACGGAGAGCACCTCCTGGGAGAATCCCTCCCGAACGGTGATCGCTGGCCTGCTGACGGCAGCGGTCCTGGCAATGATCGTGACCGCCGTGCCGTTCCTGCGGAAGTTCGTCGTCACCCGGGTCCGGTCGCTGTTCGCCGGTGTGATCCCGCGCATGCTGGACGTGCTCCAGCGGCCGAAGAAACTCGTCACCGGCATCGGCGGCATGGTCCTGCTGACGGTCGTGTTCGTGATGTGCCTGGACGCCTCGATCCGCGCCTTCGGGCAGAGTGACGGCGATCACCTCAGCTACGCCACTGTCGCGGTGGTGTTCCTGACGGCCAACGCGGTGGGTTCGGCGGTGCCGACCCCGGGCGGTGTCGGCGCGGTCGAGGGCGCTCTGATCACCGCGCTGACCGTCGCGGGGCTGCCGCCGTCCATCGCGACTCCCGCAGTGCTCCTCTACCGACTGCTGACGTTCTGGCTGCCGGTACTGCCGGGCTGGCTCTGCTTCAACTCGCTGACACGCAAGGGCGCCCTGTAG
- a CDS encoding alpha/beta hydrolase, with protein MATPSALRAPALVVSAAVLLSLAGCSDGGDGKKDGDTKQDLATQELTWTECPAPTPAEGEGTKPSPLPGGTPWKCATLQAPRDYAKPDGDRIELALIRAEAADKDKRIGSLIFNFGGPGGSGVATLPSAAKDYEKLRTRYDLVSFDPRGVGRSAPVKCQDDKALDAYYAEDATPDDAAEEKTYADGVKAYAAACEKNSGKELPYVGTTNAAKDLDLMRQVLGDEKLHYFGISYGTELGGVYAHLYPQKVGRAVFDAVVDPTQKTEQSSLGQAKGFQLALNNFAKDCVARGDDCKLQGSTPKEIEDGIVALLDRLDKKPIPGVGGRRLTQSQATNGIVQTLYSKEFWPYLEQGLDEADGGNGALLLVLADSMNGRNENGTYSNIGAANAAINCVDSKERYDLAYAKSKVPEFRAASPVFGDFLAWGLSGCSSWPVPGQWETPDVSAPGAAPIVVIGNTGDPATPYEGARKMAEQLGKGVGVELTYKGEGHGAYNGGSGCVKTTVDDYLLEGKVPASGTVCE; from the coding sequence ATGGCTACCCCCTCCGCTCTGCGCGCTCCCGCTCTGGTCGTGTCCGCCGCCGTCCTGCTGTCCCTCGCCGGATGCTCCGACGGAGGCGACGGGAAGAAGGACGGCGACACCAAGCAGGACCTCGCCACGCAGGAGTTGACGTGGACGGAGTGCCCGGCTCCCACTCCTGCCGAGGGCGAGGGCACGAAGCCGTCGCCGCTGCCCGGCGGCACCCCGTGGAAGTGCGCCACCCTGCAGGCCCCGCGCGACTACGCCAAGCCGGACGGCGACCGCATCGAACTCGCCCTGATCCGGGCGGAGGCGGCCGACAAGGACAAGCGCATCGGCTCGCTCATCTTCAACTTCGGCGGGCCCGGCGGCTCCGGTGTGGCCACCCTGCCGAGCGCCGCCAAGGACTACGAGAAGCTCCGCACCCGGTACGACCTGGTGAGCTTCGACCCTCGCGGAGTGGGCCGCAGCGCCCCCGTGAAGTGCCAGGACGACAAGGCCCTCGACGCGTACTACGCCGAGGACGCCACCCCGGACGACGCCGCCGAGGAGAAGACGTACGCGGACGGCGTCAAGGCGTACGCGGCGGCCTGCGAGAAGAACTCGGGCAAGGAACTCCCGTACGTCGGCACCACCAACGCGGCCAAGGACCTCGACCTGATGCGCCAGGTCCTCGGCGACGAGAAGCTGCACTACTTCGGCATCTCGTACGGCACCGAGCTCGGCGGCGTCTACGCCCACCTCTACCCGCAGAAGGTCGGCCGGGCCGTCTTCGACGCGGTGGTGGACCCCACCCAGAAGACCGAGCAGAGTTCGCTGGGCCAGGCCAAGGGCTTCCAGCTCGCGCTGAACAACTTCGCCAAGGACTGCGTGGCGCGCGGCGACGACTGCAAGCTCCAGGGCAGCACGCCCAAGGAGATCGAGGACGGCATCGTCGCGCTCCTGGATCGCCTCGACAAGAAGCCGATCCCCGGGGTGGGCGGCCGTCGGCTGACGCAGAGCCAGGCCACCAACGGCATCGTCCAGACCCTGTACTCGAAGGAGTTCTGGCCCTACCTGGAGCAGGGCCTCGACGAGGCGGACGGCGGCAACGGCGCCCTGCTCCTGGTCCTCGCCGACTCCATGAACGGCCGCAACGAGAACGGCACGTACAGCAACATCGGCGCGGCCAACGCCGCCATCAACTGCGTGGACTCCAAGGAGCGTTACGACCTGGCGTACGCCAAGTCGAAGGTCCCCGAGTTCCGGGCCGCGTCGCCCGTCTTCGGCGACTTCCTCGCCTGGGGCCTGTCCGGCTGCTCGTCGTGGCCGGTGCCCGGCCAGTGGGAGACCCCGGACGTGAGCGCCCCGGGCGCGGCGCCGATCGTCGTGATCGGCAACACCGGTGACCCGGCGACGCCTTACGAGGGCGCGCGGAAGATGGCCGAGCAGCTCGGCAAGGGCGTCGGCGTCGAGCTGACGTACAAGGGCGAGGGTCACGGGGCGTACAACGGCGGCAGCGGGTGTGTGAAGACGACCGTCGACGACTACCTGCTGGAGGGGAAGGTTCCGGCGTCAGGGACGGTCTGCGAGTAG